In the Oryza glaberrima chromosome 6, OglaRS2, whole genome shotgun sequence genome, one interval contains:
- the LOC127777620 gene encoding uncharacterized protein LOC127777620, with amino-acid sequence MAPVNSCAAYPPPAPAPARRPTERPAAATDSSSGSPSAAQPPAAAVSSPRAVQPASAVAVAAAAAVGDPPPPVALSSRDSDSHALQVASDGQHGVSPSGEPIHEGPEKPIEPPGPPSHNLHAAVTENEGIAGDVHDKVTSSKDDPSHTRPVEEDGSSGRGLSASSKKELP; translated from the exons ATGGCACCAGTTAACAGCTGCGCCGCCTATCCGccgcctgctcctgctcctgctcgtcGGCCCACCGAGCGCCCAGCCGCTGCTACTGATAGTAGCAGCGGCTCTCCATCCGCAGCTCAGCCTCCAGCTGCCGCTGTAAGCTCTCCTAGAGCAGTCCAGCCAgcttccgccgtcgccgtcgccgctgccgctgccgtcggcgatcctcctcctccggttgCTCTATCCTCCCGTGACAGTGATTCACATGCTCTACAGG TTGCATCGGATGGTCAACACGGGGTTTCCCCTTCTGGAGAGCCCATTCACGAAGGTCCTGAGAAACCCATTGAGCCCCCAGGCCCGCCCTCGCACAATCTCCACGCCGCTGTGACAGAGAATGAAGGCATCGCCGGCGACGTACATGACAAAGTCACCAGCTCTAAGGACGATCCTTCTCATACTCGTCCGGTAGAAGAGGATGGAAGCTCCGGTCGTGGTCTATCTGCTTCATCCAAGAAGGAGCTCCCGTGA
- the LOC127777010 gene encoding putative receptor-like protein kinase At3g47110 yields MAALRVFSTGVICHLIFHFLFFQPLAISDETETDRDALLCFKSQLSGPTGVLASWNNASLLPCNWHGVTCSRRAPRRVIAIDLPSEGIIGSISPCIANITSLTRLQLSNNSFHGGIPSELGFLNELQNLDLSMNSLEGNIPSELSSCSQLQILDLQNNSLQGEIPPSLSQCVHLQQILLGNNKLQGSIPSAFGDLPKLRVLFLANNRLSGDIPPSLGSSLTLTYVDLGNNALTGGIPKPMLNSSSLQQLILNRNSLSGELPKALLNTLSLIGIYLNQNSFIGSIPPVTTISPQVQYLDLGENHLTGTIPSSLGNLSSLLQLRLSQNCLDGSIPESLGHIPTLQTLLLNLNNFSGTIPPPLFNMSSLTFLTVANNSLTGRLPLEIGYTLPNIEGLILLANKFKGSIPTSLLNSTHLQMLYLADNKLTGIMPSFGSLTNLEDLDVAYNMLEAGDWGFISSLSNCTRLTKLMLDGNNLQGNLPSSVGNLSSSLQRLWLRNNKISGPIPQEIGNLKSLTELYMDYNQLTGNIPLTIGNLHKLGILSFAQNRLSGQIPDNIGKLVQLNYLNLDRNNLSGSIPLSIGYCTQLEILNLAHNSLNGTIPETIFKISSLSMVLDLSYNYLSGSISDEVGNLVNLNKLIISYNRLSGDIPSTLSQCVVLEYLEMQSNFFVGSIPQTFVNMLGIKVMDISHNNLSGEIPQFLTLLRSLQVLNLSFNNFHGVVPSSGIFANASVVSIEGNDHLCTETPTTGMPLCSKLVDKKRNHSRSLVLVLTIVIPIVAITFTLLCLAKIICMKRMQEEPHVQQLNEHRNITYEDVLKATNRFSSTNLLGSGSFGTVYKGNLHFPFKEKGNLHLQEEHIAIKIFNLDIHGSNKSFVAECETLQNVRHRNLVKIITLCSSVDSTGADFKAIVFPYFPNGNLDMWLHPKSHEHSSQTKVLTLRQRINIALDVAFALDYLHNQCELPLVHCDLKPSNILLDSDMVAHVSDFGLARFVYTRSNAHKDISTSLACLKGSIGYIPPEYGMNEDISTKGDVYSFGILLLEMVTGSSPTDENFNGGTTLHDFVDRALPDNTHEVVDPTMLQDDISVADMMERCFVPLVKIGLSCSMALPRERPEMGQVSTMILRIKHAASNMGVR; encoded by the exons ATGGCTGCTTTGAGAGTCTTCTCTACAGGCGTCATTTGCCATCTTATatttcatttccttttcttccaGCCATTAGCCATCAGTGATGAAACTGAGACTGATCGAGACGCTCTCCTTTGCTTCAAGTCGCAGCTCTCAGGTCCAACTGGAGTTCTAGCCTCATGGAACAATGCATCCTTGTTACCCTGCAACTGGCATGGAGTCACATGCAGCAGGAGAGCTCCTCGCCGTGTTATCGCCATTGATCTCCCATCCGAAGGCATCATAGGCTCAATATCACCTTGTATTGCCAACATCACCTCTCTTACAAGGCTGCAACTATCAAACAATAGCTTCCATGGCGGCATACCGTCTGAGCTTGGCTTCCTGAACGAACTCCAGAACCTCGACCTCAGCATGAACTCTCTGGAAGGTAACATACCATCAGAACTCTCTTCTTGTTCACAACTTCAGATCCTAGATCTGCAGAACAATTCCCTGCAAGGTGAGATTCCACCTAGTCTAAGTCAATGTGTGCATCTTCAACAAATTCTCCTTGGCAACAACAAGCTCCAAGGGAGCATCCCCTCTGCTTTTGGGGACCTTCCAAAACTGCGTGTACTTTTCCTGGCTAACAACAGACTTTCAGGTGACATACCACCCTCTTTGGGTAGCAGCCTTACACTCACATACGTCGATCTTGGGAACAATGCTCTCACCGGAGGGATCCCAAAGCCCATGTTAAATAGTTCCTCTCTCCAACAACTCATTCTCAATAGAAATAGTCTCAGTGGAGAACTCCCAAAGGCTCTACTCAACACATTGTCACTTATCGGCATTTACCTCAACCAGAATAGCTTTATCGGTTCTATACCACCTGTTACAACCATCTCTCCACAAGTTCAATATCTCGATTTAGGAGAAAATCATCTCACCGGAACAATACCTTCCTCTCTGGGGAACCTTTCCTCCCTACTTCAACTTCGACTTTCACAGAATTGTTTAGATGGGAGCATACCAGAGAGCTTAGGACATATTCCAACGCTACAGACGTTGCTgttgaatttgaacaatttCTCTGGGACGATTCCACCACCCCTCTTCAATATGTCATCCCTGACATTTCTTACTGTGGCAAATAACTCACTCACCGGAAGATTACCTTTAGAGATCGGCTATACACTCCCAAACATTGAAGGCTTGATTCTATTAGCAAACAAGTTTAAGGGCTCAATTCCAACCTCTCTTCTCAATTCAACCCATCTACAAATGCTTTACCTAGCTGACAACAAGTTAACTGGGATCATGCCATCCTTTGGATCACTGACAAACTTGGAGGACCTTGATGTGGCATACAACATGCTAGAAGCAGGCGACTGGGGCTTTATCTCGTCACTTTCAAATTGCACAAGATTGACTAAGCTGATGTTGGATGGGAACAATCTTCAAGGAAACCTGCCAAGTTCTGTTGGCAATCTATCTAGTAGTCTCCAACGGTTGTGGctaagaaataataaaatttccGGACCTATACCACAAGAGATAGGCAATCTTAAGAGCCTCACTGAGTTGTACATGGATTACAATCAATTGACTGGAAATATACCTCTAACAATCGGAAATTTGCACAAATTAGGCATTCTGTCCTTTGCTCAAAACAGACTCTCTGGTCAAATCCCAGACAACATTGGGAAACTTGTTCAGCTGAATTATCTAAATTTGGATAGGAACAACTTGAGTGGAAGCATACCTCTGAGTATAGGGTATTGTACTCAACTCGAAATACTCAACCTTGCTCACAATTCACTAAATGGAACAATACCAGAGACAATCTTTAAAATTTCTTCACTTTCAATGGTGTTAGACTTGTCATACAATTACTTGTCCGGAAGCATATCAGATGAAGTAGGCAACCTTGTCAATCTGAATAAGCTTATCATTTCATACAACAGATTGTCTGGAGATATCCCATCCACTCTTAGTCAATGCGTGGTTCTAGAGTATCTTGAGATGCAAAGCAACTTCTTTGTAGGAAGCATTCCGCAAACATTTGTGAACATGTTAGGCATCAAGGTGATGGATATATCTCATAACAACTTATCGGGAGAAATTCCACAGTTTCTAACGTTGTTGCGTTCTTTGCAAGTTCTCAACTTATCATTCAATAATTTTCATGGAGTGGTGCCAAGCAGTGGTATTTTTGCCAATGCTAGTGTGGTGTCAATTGAAGGAAATGACCATCTGTGCACAGAAACTCCAACGACAGGTATGCCTCTTTGTTCAAAATTGGTTGACAAGAAAAGGAACCATAGTAGGTCATTGGTTCTAGTCCTAACGATAGTAATACCAATTGTTGCTATCACTTTCACTTTATTATGCCTTGCAAAAATTATTTGTATGAAGAGAATGCAAGAAGAGCCACATGTACAACAGCTGAATGAGCACAGGAACATAACATATGAAGATGTTCTAAAGGCCACAAATAGATTCTCTTCAACTAACTTACTTGGCTCAGGATCATTTGGAACAGTTTATAAGGGCAATCTGCATTTTCCTTTCAAAGAAAAGGGCAATCTGCATCTTCAGGAAGAACATATCGCCATCAAGATTTTTAACCTTGATATCCATGGATCTAATAAGAGCTTTGTTGCCGAGTGTGAAACCCTACAAAATGTCCGCCACCGAAATCTCGTGAAAATTATTACTCTATGTTCTTCTGTGGATTCAACTGGGGCAGACTTCAAGGCTATAGTGTTCCCATATTTTCCAAATGGGAATCTAGATATGTGGTTACATCCAAAATCCCATGAACATAGTAGTCAAACAAAGGTTCTGACTTTAAGACAGAGAATTAATATCGCCTTGGATGTAGCATTTGCTTTGGATTATCTTCATAACCAGTGTGAATTGCCATTAGTACATTGTGATTTGAAGCCAAGCAATATTCTGTTGGATAGTGACATGGTTGCACACGTCAGTGACTTTGGCCTAGCAAGATTTGTATACACAAGATCGAATGCACATAAAGATATATCAACAAGCTTGGCTTGTCTAAAAGGATCTATTGGATATATTCCACCGG AGTATGGTATGAACGAAGATATCTCAACCAAGGGTGATGTCTACAGCTTTGGAATCCTTCTCTTAGAAATGGTAACAGGTAGCAGTCCTACCGATGAAAATTTTAATGGTGGCACAACCCTGCATGATTTTGTTGATAGAGCATTGCCCGATAATACTCACGAGGTTGTTGATCCCACAATGCTACAAGATGATATCAGTGTAGCCGATATGATGGAGAGGTGTTTCGTTCCATTGGTTAAAATAGGACTCTCATGTTCAATGGCATTGCCTAGAGAGCGGCCAGAAATGGGGCAGGTTTCTACCATGATTCTTAGAATCAAACATGCAGCCTCAAACATGGGTGTCAGATGA
- the LOC127777815 gene encoding protein RMD5 homolog, protein MELDSLREAFDRVIEKRASSSAKAQEVIDQIVSEVEQAITKMQMMNTDSMGSADHSSILAELKAKLNELAPLNQLEGCQKELNVALSKYLKLLEKSFSPDISKAYRNVDFEASTINSIIANHFYRQGLFDLGDSFVRECGESDGAHLKLQFQEMYSILEAMQVRNLQPALSWAAKNHDQLLQNGSMLELKLHQLQFVEILTKGSRDEALKYARTHLVPFASLHKAEIQKLMACLLWADRLDQSPYAEFMSSTHWEKLAEELTHQFCSLLGQSSESPLGVAVSAGFQGLPTLLKLTTVMAAKKQEWQAMKQLPVPIDIGPEFQYHSVFVCPVLREQSSDENPPMLMPCGHVVSKQSIMKLSKSSSRPFKCPYCPSEAVASQCKQLHF, encoded by the coding sequence aTGGAGCTTGACAGTCTAAGAGAGGCGTTTGACCGAGTTATTGAAAAACGTGCTTCCTCTTCTGCTAAAGCTCAGGAAGTTATTGATCAGATAGTGAGTGAAGTTGAGCAGGCAATCACGAAGATGCAGATGATGAATACAGATTCCATGGGTAGTGCTGACCATTCATCCATCCTGGCAGAATTGAAAGCCAAGTTGAATGAATTGGCGCCACTAAATCAACTAGAAGGTTGTCAAAAGGAATTGAATGTTGCACTTAGCAAATATCTCAAGCTGCTCGAGAAGTCTTTCAGTCCAGACATATCGAAAGCATATCGAAATGTGGATTTTGAGGCCAGTACTATAAACAGCATAATAGCAAATCATTTCTACCGCCAGGGCCTTTTTGATCTTGGAGACTCATTTGTCCGTGAGTGTGGTGAATCAGATGGGGCACACTTGAAACTACAATTCCAAGAGATGTATTCAATTCTTGAAGCAATGCAAGTTAGAAACCTCCAACCTGCTCTCAGTTGGGCTGCCAAGAACCATGATCAGCTTTTGCAGAATGGTTCAATGCTTGAGTTGAAACTTCATCAGCTTCAGTTTGTTGAGATACTAACAAAAGGAAGTAGAGATGAGGCTTTAAAGTATGCAAGAACTCACTTAGTGCCCTTTGCATCCTTGCACAAGGCAGAGATCCAAAAGCTAATGGCCTGCCTTCTCTGGGCTGATAGGCTTGATCAGTCCCCTTATGCCGAATTCATGTCATCGACTCATTGGGAGAAGCTAGCGGAGGAGCTTACCCATCAATTCTGCAGTCTTTTGGGGCAATCTAGTGAGAGCCCACTTGGTGTGGCAGTATCAGCTGGCTTTCAAGGACTTCCAACCTTGCTGAAGCTAACGACAGTGATGGCTGCCAAAAAACAGGAGTGGCAGGCGATGAAACAACTGCCAGTACCCATAGATATCGGACCAGAATTCCAGTACCACTCTGTCTTTGTATGTCCGGTGCTCAGAGAGCAGTCGAGTGATGAAAACCCTCCAATGCTGATGCCCTGCGGACACGTTGTGTCGAAACAATCGATAATGAAGCTATCAAAGAGCAGCTCCAGACCCTTCAAATGCCCATACTGTCCCTCAGAGGCTGTTGCTTCTCAGTGCAAGCAGCTCCATTTCTGA